Below is a genomic region from Syntrophus gentianae.
TCTCAAAATTAAACAGCCCTTTCTTACCTTTGTTGGTCATCATCTCTTTATTTTGTGCACTGCCTGCATGGTCAGGAGAACCTACGTATAACCAGGGAAAGGACATCTTTATCGAAGCCGGAGTGGACCAGCCGGATCGTGTTCCAACATGGTATGCCTCAATGGTGACAAAGCCATACGCCCCGGTATTTGAAATCCTGGCCACCCGGGGCACTCAGGGCAGATACTATCCTTACACCTTCGCAGTCACAATGAAGGATATGGTGAAATTCCACGGTCACGACTGTGAAGGACTCAGCCATGCCGCCGCTTGCGCCAAGGTCGCATTCGACATTCTATTTCCCGACGGAATCATTGATAGAAGTGTTTTGTGGGGTATCACCGGAACGTCGCCCTGTTGGAGCGACGCGACAGCCTTCCTTACAGGCGCCCGCATCCAGTATGGCAATCTCGGATTTTTCAAAGATAAGAATTACGGTCACGCCATCATCCTCTATCGGGAGGATACAGGCGTTGCCGTCCTCGCTACATGGAAGGAGGGGATCAATAATATACCCGGGGAACCGGTGGTATTGCCCGGCAAGATCACATGGAAACCTTCAACAAGTATGAAGGAAGTGCTGGAGCTGAAAAATTCCGTAAAAAAGGCTGATGGCAAACAGACCCCTTACCAGGTGGACCTCATGCGTTATCTCCAATGGAAGCACATCAACGACATCTTCAGCCATCCCTTGGATGAAAGCTACCAGGCACAGGAAATCAAAGACTTCAAATGGGAAAACTGGGTCGATCAGGCAATGAGGATTACCAAACCGATTCAGCGCGCCGACACGCGTCTGAAGAACGATCCTTATAGAAAACACCCCATCTCTCTCGAATAATTTGTGATAGGTATTTTGGGGGAGAGGATCAGGAGAAGGAAATCGTAGCGGTATATTCGTGAAATTTAACTGGGCCGGGGGATGAGAGTTCTTCTCTCCCCCTCCCAGCCGGGCCGTTTTTCCTGTTGTCCGCGCCATGCGGTGTCTTGCGGCAATACGCCTGCAACCTGCATTTTCAGCATCCCGTCATTTTATTGTAGAGCCAGGCAAATGCCGCACCGCCGACCAGGCCATCGAAAAACGCCCAGATCAACCCGATGACGCTGCAAACAGGAGTGATCGTGTAACCACGATATATCCGTCCGACGAGTGTAGCTTCCCCTGAAGCCCCATCAAAGGCGATCATCAATCAGGTGATTAAAAACAGCCCCGCACCCCAGAATATCCCGCTGGCCAACGCGATAGCCTTTACATTGAGTTGCATGATGTCTCTACCCGACTATCCGGCACATTTTTGACAACATTTCTCTGCAGAAATGAATGCTTATCCTTTCTACCCGCTGAGGCGTTCCGCAGGCCGGAAACAAACGGCATCGGCCTCTCTATTGTTTTATCTTCTTGGCTGAATCACCCAGACCAATCAGGGGGATCGCTCCTCCGCCCGTCACCTGGGGAAGGATCCCATTCCATTTTTCAATGGCTTTCATGTTGGCTTCAATTCTCCGCAGTTCTATCAAATCCGGGGAAATATTTGCCCTCTGCAACCTAAGGGACTCTGCTTCCGCCTTGGCTGCAGTGATCTTCTGTTCAGCCTCTATCTTGATTCTATCGAGGTCCCGCTTTGCTTTTAGAGCCAACTGTTCTGCGGTCTGTTTGGCTTCAATCGCCTCAGTAAAAACTTTGGAAAAACTGAAAATCACAATGGAAAAGGCGTCAACGGCAATATTGTTCGACATGAGTCTATCCGTCAGAGCGAGTCTCATTGCCTCACTGACGGCCGGCCTTTTTGTGATCAGTTCCTCTGCCGTGTACTTGGCAGTGACGGCCTTGACGACCTCCAGGATGGCCGGGTCAATAATGCGCTCCTTAAACTGGACGCCCAGCTTCTGATAGACAATATTCGCCTTGTCCGGAACCACATGGTAATTCAAGGCTACCCGGGAACTGACATCCTGAAGATCTGCCGAGGCTGCTGCCGCATCCGTTTCGGCCTTTTGAACCTTGACATCCATCAGCACGATCTCCTGCATCACCGGTATCCGAAAGTGCAGACCTTCATCCAGGACCTGATTCTGAACGGCGCCGAAATTAAGAACGATACCCCTTTCTCCCGGGCCGACCTGCGTCCACGGCCTGAAGAAAATGAAGATAAAAATGA
It encodes:
- a CDS encoding formylmethanofuran dehydrogenase subunit E family protein; this encodes MEEQRSTSSKRKGRFGKPTQILKIFSKLNSPFLPLLVIISLFCALPAWSGEPTYNQGKDIFIEAGVDQPDRVPTWYASMVTKPYAPVFEILATRGTQGRYYPYTFAVTMKDMVKFHGHDCEGLSHAAACAKVAFDILFPDGIIDRSVLWGITGTSPCWSDATAFLTGARIQYGNLGFFKDKNYGHAIILYREDTGVAVLATWKEGINNIPGEPVVLPGKITWKPSTSMKEVLELKNSVKKADGKQTPYQVDLMRYLQWKHINDIFSHPLDESYQAQEIKDFKWENWVDQAMRITKPIQRADTRLKNDPYRKHPISLE
- a CDS encoding prohibitin family protein → MYESRADKTKEAIQALTGKIPPRLVVIGVVIIFIFIFFRPWTQVGPGERGIVLNFGAVQNQVLDEGLHFRIPVMQEIVLMDVKVQKAETDAAAASADLQDVSSRVALNYHVVPDKANIVYQKLGVQFKERIIDPAILEVVKAVTAKYTAEELITKRPAVSEAMRLALTDRLMSNNIAVDAFSIVIFSFSKVFTEAIEAKQTAEQLALKAKRDLDRIKIEAEQKITAAKAEAESLRLQRANISPDLIELRRIEANMKAIEKWNGILPQVTGGGAIPLIGLGDSAKKIKQ